A window of the Corallococcus exiguus genome harbors these coding sequences:
- the cysC gene encoding adenylyl-sulfate kinase — protein sequence MATNNGFTLWLTGMSGTGKTTTAAYIAARLRQVGRNVEVLDEGELHNDLWAGIGDTKDERNMIVRRLGFVAGLMARNGVAVLVPCVSPYKSSREEVRRSVGKYVEVYVDCPTEKLIERDSTGKYKKALNGEIPNFIGITEPYEPPTSPEVTIYSDSESVEDGGTKIFQALLDLGLMSTDELKTITGKKMKANPLPARKARRDEEDPPVRVAAVKAAKPAKADKGSKGAKARPATRAARVGKPAPAAKKKAAKGKAR from the coding sequence ATGGCCACCAACAACGGATTCACCCTCTGGCTCACCGGCATGTCCGGAACTGGGAAGACCACGACGGCCGCCTACATCGCGGCCCGGCTCCGCCAGGTCGGACGTAACGTGGAGGTCCTCGACGAGGGCGAACTCCATAACGACCTGTGGGCTGGCATCGGCGACACCAAGGACGAGCGCAACATGATCGTGCGCCGCCTGGGCTTCGTCGCCGGCCTCATGGCCCGCAACGGCGTGGCGGTGCTCGTCCCCTGCGTGAGCCCCTACAAGTCGAGCCGCGAGGAAGTGCGCCGCTCGGTGGGCAAGTACGTGGAGGTCTACGTCGACTGCCCCACGGAGAAGCTCATCGAGCGTGACTCCACCGGCAAGTACAAGAAGGCGCTCAACGGGGAGATCCCCAACTTCATCGGCATCACGGAGCCGTACGAGCCGCCCACCTCACCCGAGGTGACCATCTACTCCGACTCGGAGTCGGTGGAGGACGGTGGGACGAAGATCTTCCAGGCGCTGCTGGACCTGGGCCTGATGTCCACGGACGAGCTGAAGACCATCACCGGCAAGAAGATGAAGGCCAACCCGCTGCCGGCGAGGAAGGCCCGCCGCGACGAAGAGGACCCGCCGGTCCGCGTCGCCGCCGTGAAGGCCGCCAAGCCCGCCAAGGCGGACAAGGGTTCCAAGGGCGCCAAGGCGCGTCCGGCCACCCGCGCCGCCCGCGTGGGCAAGCCGGCCCCGGCCGCGAAGAAGAAGGCCGCCAAGGGCAAGGCCCGGTAG
- a CDS encoding Mov34/MPN/PAD-1 family protein, with protein sequence MLALRRGGSEALIQHAPPEVLAMMIRHLEAAWPQEGCGVILRSGAGEGDSWRVVPLPNTSPTPHVAYAFAPEVWLQVCLDADARQEAVVCVFHSHVDAPAVFSSEDRRQAAPSGIPLLPQVSYVVVAIRGGRAASASRSIWSAGDFQTVPLALADFRFEKTV encoded by the coding sequence ATGCTCGCGCTGCGCCGCGGCGGAAGCGAAGCCCTGATCCAGCACGCCCCGCCGGAAGTCCTCGCCATGATGATCCGCCACCTGGAGGCCGCGTGGCCCCAGGAAGGCTGCGGCGTGATCCTCCGGAGCGGGGCGGGGGAGGGTGACTCCTGGCGGGTCGTCCCGCTGCCCAACACCTCTCCCACGCCGCACGTCGCCTACGCCTTCGCCCCAGAGGTGTGGCTCCAGGTGTGCCTGGACGCGGACGCGCGTCAGGAGGCGGTGGTCTGCGTCTTCCACTCGCACGTGGACGCGCCCGCCGTGTTCTCCTCCGAGGACCGACGCCAGGCTGCTCCCTCGGGAATCCCACTGCTGCCCCAGGTGTCCTACGTCGTGGTTGCCATACGCGGAGGCCGTGCCGCCTCCGCCTCCCGGTCTATTTGGAGCGCGGGCGATTTTCAGACTGTTCCGCTTGCATTGGCGGATTTCAGGTTTGAAAAAACCGTGTAA